The window AATTTTGGTGATGTCGCCTTGTACCAGTTTTATTCGTTGATTACTCATTACAAAATAGTTTAGTCTTCGGCCGCCTCCTCACCTTTGCTGCCCAACTCAACAATATCACCCTTTTGAAATAAAATAGCTTTTAAGGTGGTGCGCCAAACGGGCTTTTTACGCAGCAAAAATTCCAAATCCATGCCAAAATGTTTAAACTCCTCTTGTTGGGCATTTTGCATAATAGCTTTGGCCTCCTTGTCTGTTTCTACAGCTATGCGTTGCTCGTACCAGTTAATGGCCTCGGCCTCCTCGGTAAGCGAAACAATCATCCTTGCAAATGTGCGGGTTTCGGCCGATAATTCATCTACCGGTTCGTGGTATTGATCAAATGACATAATATTCTTTTTATCAATAAAACACTGTATGCGAATTTTGTTTGAATGGATAATTATTTATATGGGGTGAAAGGTAGAAAGTGTGGTGAGTAAAAACCTTATTATTCGCCGATGTGTTTTATTTATTATCTATTTTACGCATAGATTTTTTGGGGTATTAAATAAGGCCCCAATAAGACAGTCTATTTTTACTTTTGAATTTTGCCTTTTGAATTTATTTGTAACCCGCCCCTTGCCTTGCCCGTACTATCTCCTGTAAAATCAAATTTATGCAGTCTAAAACTTTACTTATTTTATTGTTAATAGCATCGCCTTTTTTATGTTCTGCCCAGCAGGGTGCCGCCACATACACCGCAAATTTTCGCGGCCAGCAAATTAAACTTAACCTTGCCAACGGTTTTAGTGGGGCAAGCCAAATACAAATGGGCTCCGTGACCTATTACGCCAACAGTGGCCACCCCGATGCAAGTAATCATCTGATGTTCCAATCAAGATATATCCAAAAAATTGAATATTTTGTTCTCTCCAATATGCATGATTCTTATGATAAACTACCGGCCTTTATCAACGGCAAATATTATAGGGGGCGAAATGCCGTTTCCATAAGGTTTAAATTAGATAAATAGCCAGACGTAATTTCAGTGTACCCCACTCACCGTGGCTAAAAATCAATATTAATTTAAAATTCTATTAACACCCGGGGCAATACTTCAACATTCACTCAGAATTTGTATATATGTTTGTTACATAGCGTTAATTTTCAGCGCGCTGACTGACTTTCTTAATACTCATAATTCAACACCGATATTCAATGATGGCCCAGTCCTTTATTGCCAAAAATCAGGATATAGTACAACTGGCTTATTTTGCCGTGATTATTACGTTGTTATGGTGCAGCGAAGTGATTTTTACAAATAGTATTGCCACTGAAAAGTTTAAACATACGCGTGTAAACCTGCTTTTTATTTTAACGGCGCTTCCTGTACAGTTGGGTATGATAAGCCTTGTACTGCTTGTATCTGCCTGGGTAAACCAACACCATTGGGGCCTTATTAATTATTTGCCTTTTCATAAAAACCCATGGGTATACTATACCAGTTTATTTATACTGATGGACCTTTGCGAGTATATTTATCATGTTATTATGCACAAGTTCGATTTTCTATGGAAGTTCCACCTTGTTCATCACAGCGATTTAAAGGTTGATGTTTCAACCACTGTAAGGGAGCATCCGGGCGAAACTTTTGTACGCACCAGTTTCCAGATGCTTTGGGTTTTCTTGCTGGGGCCTGTGGCTATGGTGCTTGTTTTAAGACAAACGGTGCAAACGTTTTCAAATATAGCTGCACATACCACGCTCAGGTTGCCCAACCGTATCAACAAAATAGTGGGCCTGGTTTTTATTACGCCTAATTTGCACCATGTGCACCACCATTACCAGCTGCCTTATACCGATTGTAACTATGGTGATGTTTTAAGCATCTGGGACCGCCTTTTTGGCACCTTTGCCGAGCTTGAAAAGGAGCACACTGTATTTGGGGTAGACACCCACCTGGAACCTTCAAAAAACAGTGTATTTTTAAATATACTGAAAATTCCGTTTCAGAAGCTGGAACGGAAATAATCCCATAAGTTATATTTAAACGCTACTATGAAGTTATCACCATTATTAACTGGCTGTATTTTATTATTACTGATAACTTTTGGATGTAGTAAAATTGGCTATGGGCAAAGTAATGGCATTATGTCTAAATTCTATTTCCCGGGTGAGATCGGTTTAAGTCAGCCGCTGGGCAATGTCAAAACAGATCTTGATATGCAGGCGGGGATTATGATTACCACCGCACTTGAGTTTAGGCCGGTTGAAGGGAATGCGTTGTTTTACAGGTTTAATTACGATGCAATAACAAACCATTATAAAGAGGTATACTCCAACTCGCCTACTAATGTTAATACCGGAAAACTGTCTTCGTCCATTTTTTCGCTGGGTGTAGGGTACAGGCATAAAGCAGGCGCATTAAAGTTATTTGGGCTATTTCAGCCTGGCCTTGGCATAAACAGTTACGACAGGGTGCATTTTAACACAGGCACCATCACTGTCGATCAGGTAAGTCGCCACCATTTATCTTTTAAACTTAGCGCTGGGGCCGAGTACTACCTGGCCGAGCATTTTGCCCTGGTATTTGAACCTTCGTACTTTTACCTGTCTCCCCGCGGCAATTATCATTTACTTAACCCGCAAAGCTTAAATTTTAGCGTTGGGTTCACTACTGTTTTATTTTAAGCAAAAGCAAATTGGCCCGGCTTATTTTGACTCTGTTTTAAGGTATTGATAGCTTAGTATATACAGGCAGATGATGCCCAGTAAAAATCCGCCTAATACATCGGTAAACCAATGGGCACCCAAATACACCCTTGAAACAGGTATCATAAAAATTAAAAAAAGGCAAATAGCCGAAACGACGATTTTTATAGCTTTCGGGATAGCTTCGAGCCGCAACATGAGAATAATTAAGAACCCGAAAAAATAACATAAAACAACACATGGCCGCTCGGGAAACTTTGCTGCTGATTTTTTGCTGCAACCCTAATCAGGTCTTCCGTTGGCCGGGGCCGGTTTACGGCCACTTTAATAACCGTGCTAATGAGGCCCGACAGCATGGTTAACACCACAAACAAAGCTTCCTTTTTATATTTATATACAAAAAATATAAGAGCAGTACACAATACGATGATGGGCGATGCCGGAACATACCCTGGCCAGCTTATAGCTACCATGATACTATCCAAAAGAGGGTTCTGGTGTTCCTGTACCTCTTTTGAAAAATTAAGATCGAATACCGAAGCGGGGTCGAAATAAACAAATACGGTAAGCAACACGAAACCCAAGGTGATGGCTGCCATGGTATAGTTAAGGATCTGTTTTCGGCGCGCGTTCAAACTAAATAAGTATTTGGTTTAATAAAAAGCTTTGCAATATAATGTTTTGCTGTATTTATTAAAAAGCGCAACCAACTGCGGGTACAATACCTTCTTTATCTTTAGTTAAAACAGCTTCACCATTTTTAAAGGTTACTAACCAAATGCTGTCATAATCATCATCGGGCCATTTTAAATCACTTTCTTTTACACCAAGCGCCCTTACTATTGGTGCAATCCCGCCGTGTTCCCAGGAAACAAGTACAACACCGCTACGGCTTTTAAGATCTGCGGCCATGCCCAACGAGTCTTTCTCGGTTCGGCTGCTGTTTATGGTTAAATTGTATTTGGCCGCAAGCGGTACAATAGTTTGAAACATACGTGCATGTTTGGTAGCCTCGCCTAAACCAAGCGAGGGCACAAATACAAACGCCGGGATACCAAATTTTGCGGTTATTACAGCCGGTAGTTTTAATGACCGGTTTAAACCCTCGCAGGTTAAGTTATCGCCTTTAAGCGGCTTCTCGGCATGGCGAATGAAAACTATTTTAAGGTTGGCAGTCTGGGCATGCGCACCAGGTAACGAAAAACACGTAACTGTAAGGACTAATAAAAAAGCGCTGATGATTTTTTTCATTATGATAAAATTCTGTTAAAAAACGTGATAACCGGGCTTATAAAAACCCGGTTATCACAAATTAAGGTTACAATCTTGTATTAATGTTGATTTCCTGTTCCGTTTAATTGGTAGGCACCTAAATCGGAACCAGGTAAGGTAGCTTCAGATAAACCGTAAATCTTGTCAATCGGAACCGTGATTAGCGGCGCTATAGTTGTATTTCCTTTACCAATAAGCGGAGAGTTTGCCAACAGGCGGAAATTGTAATTACCAACTGCAGAATACTGAGATAAAGCATGACCTCCCACGGTAGGTAATGGAAAATTAAGAAACATCGGGTTGTTTTTTTGAACAACATCACTGCCATCATAAATTGACCCTACTGTGTAGGTGGATGGCAGATAGTTAGCAGATGTTGTAATTGATGGGATATCAGTAGTTTGTGGCTGGGTAATATAGCCTGTTGGATAAAACTGGTTGGCAACGCTTAACGAGTCGGCCCATTGGTAATTGTTGCCGTATGCAAGATGAGCAATATCGGCAATAGGACTACCAACAACACGGAACCCAAAACGGCAGTTTATGGCTACATTATTGTAATACTTACCGGCTGCGCCTTCTTCAAAATTGATACAGCCGCCACGGCCGCTTTGCACCTGCCTGTAACCACCACTTACAAATGTATTGTTGTACATTACAATATTGGTTTGCGGCGCTCCGCTTGCCTGCCCTTTATTTGAAGCTTTTTGGCCGTTGGTTGCAGTACCAACAAACAGGTTATAAGCCATGGTACCGGTAGTACCGCCTTTGGCATTTAAACAATCGCCACCACTAACACCATTTTTTTCGAAGGTGTTACGGAAGATAGCGATTTTACCTGCCGAGATACGGATAGGATCATCAACACCGCCATAAAGCCATGAATCTTCCATAATAAAGTTCCCTTTATAATTGGCAAACAAAATGCTGTACTGGTTACCTGTACCCGAGCCGGCAATTGTTGAGGTTGCTTTACCTTCGGTTAAACCGCCATATTCAACATGTGTCCAACGTAAAACAAGTAAATTACAGGTCGGCCCGCCAATAATACCCTTCCACTTACCTGCATAAGCTGGGTCATTTGCCGGGGCTAAACCACCTGGGGCATCATTTTTGGTAATCCCCGCAACTGTAATCCAATTAGGGGCATTTTTTGAACCATTACTTACAAAAGTACCAAGGGCAATAATACTGCTGCCTAAACCCATATTAAGCGTAACACCCGATTGCATTAACAGGGTATCGGTAGCATTGATAACAAGGTCGCAGCCAGCCTCTACACTATAGGTTTTGCCCGACAGCATGGTGCCTTTTACAGAAACTACCGAGGTACCGCTGGCCGAGCATGAAAGAGGGGCCTTATCGCTTACCGGGCTGGCGGCAGGTGGTGTGTAGCTGTAGATATCGGTGTGCTCGCCTTTCCATTTCTGGCAACCAGAAACAGATGCTGCAACAATTATGCAAATGATAGGAACTATATATTTTTTCATCGTTGTATTTTTATTTATAATTTATACCTGAAACCACCCAGGAACAGGGTCTTGTAATAATCACTTTGCACAAGGGTTTGACTGGCTATATCTTGTTTACCCAAAAACTCCTGCTGCTTGGCATCAAGACTGCCATGAGGAAATTTCAGGTAAATTTTGGCTGCGGCATTAGTAATGTTGTTGATTTTGCCATAAAACGACAGCTTTTTGAACAGGGTTTTCTCAAACGAAAAATCTAACTGGTTGTAAGCGTGCTGGTAAAAGTCAAGGTTATAGTAAGGAGATACCTGTGCAAGCCTTTCGCCGGTGTAAACGAATGATAGCTGTACATCAAGGCCCAGTTTGGCGCTCTTTAACAATATTGATGCATTGCCCACATGATCTGCCTGGCCTTGTAGAGGGCGCGTTTCATTTACGTTTGTTTGCTGCAGGCCCAAAGTTGCATCCTGCGAGTAAAGGAGTTTGTTGGTTGTAATGCGCGAGTGGGTATAAGTATAGTTTAATGAGAAACCTACAATACCGAAAAACTTGGTAGCCAATGCCTCAAAGCCGTAGTTGGTGGCATTGCTTGGGTCGTTTTGTGGTTTAATAACCTGCGAACTTGGGCCGCCGTCCCTTACCACAAAATACTCGATAGGGTTATAGATCTTTTTATAAAATGTACCTAACAACAACTGATCGGCACCGCCCGGGAAAAACTCATACCTTAAATCATAGTTATC is drawn from Mucilaginibacter ginsenosidivorax and contains these coding sequences:
- a CDS encoding ferritin family protein, with product MSFDQYHEPVDELSAETRTFARMIVSLTEEAEAINWYEQRIAVETDKEAKAIMQNAQQEEFKHFGMDLEFLLRKKPVWRTTLKAILFQKGDIVELGSKGEEAAED
- a CDS encoding sterol desaturase family protein, which codes for MMAQSFIAKNQDIVQLAYFAVIITLLWCSEVIFTNSIATEKFKHTRVNLLFILTALPVQLGMISLVLLVSAWVNQHHWGLINYLPFHKNPWVYYTSLFILMDLCEYIYHVIMHKFDFLWKFHLVHHSDLKVDVSTTVREHPGETFVRTSFQMLWVFLLGPVAMVLVLRQTVQTFSNIAAHTTLRLPNRINKIVGLVFITPNLHHVHHHYQLPYTDCNYGDVLSIWDRLFGTFAELEKEHTVFGVDTHLEPSKNSVFLNILKIPFQKLERK
- a CDS encoding outer membrane beta-barrel protein; this translates as MKLSPLLTGCILLLLITFGCSKIGYGQSNGIMSKFYFPGEIGLSQPLGNVKTDLDMQAGIMITTALEFRPVEGNALFYRFNYDAITNHYKEVYSNSPTNVNTGKLSSSIFSLGVGYRHKAGALKLFGLFQPGLGINSYDRVHFNTGTITVDQVSRHHLSFKLSAGAEYYLAEHFALVFEPSYFYLSPRGNYHLLNPQSLNFSVGFTTVLF
- a CDS encoding phosphatase PAP2 family protein, with product MLRLEAIPKAIKIVVSAICLFLIFMIPVSRVYLGAHWFTDVLGGFLLGIICLYILSYQYLKTESK
- a CDS encoding phosphatase PAP2 family protein; this translates as MAAITLGFVLLTVFVYFDPASVFDLNFSKEVQEHQNPLLDSIMVAISWPGYVPASPIIVLCTALIFFVYKYKKEALFVVLTMLSGLISTVIKVAVNRPRPTEDLIRVAAKNQQQSFPSGHVLFYVIFSGS
- a CDS encoding histidine phosphatase family protein, yielding MKKIISAFLLVLTVTCFSLPGAHAQTANLKIVFIRHAEKPLKGDNLTCEGLNRSLKLPAVITAKFGIPAFVFVPSLGLGEATKHARMFQTIVPLAAKYNLTINSSRTEKDSLGMAADLKSRSGVVLVSWEHGGIAPIVRALGVKESDLKWPDDDYDSIWLVTFKNGEAVLTKDKEGIVPAVGCAF